DNA sequence from the Bradyrhizobium diazoefficiens genome:
CTCGCGCGTATAGGCCCCCTTCTTCTTGGCCTCGAGCCCCTGCACCGCATAGGCCGAGAACATGTCATCGAAGGTCCAGGCGTGGCGCACGCCGGTGATCGAGCCGTCGGCGGCATAGAGCAGCTCGCTGGTCGCGGTGATCCAGACATGCGGATGCGCGCTCGCCGCGCCTGATACGAGCATCATTGCGGCGAGCAGCATTCCGAATAGCGCGCGCATGCCGATCAGGCCGCCTTGACGTCGTCGAGCAGGCCGCGGCGGCGGAGCAGCGCATCGGGCTCGGGCGGGCGGCCGCGGAAGGCCTCGTAGGCGGCTTCCGGATCGACCGATCCGCCGCTCGAATAGATGTCGTCGTGCAGGCGCTTGGCGACGTCAGGGTCGAAGATGTTGCCGGCTTCCTCGAAGGCCCCGAACGCGTCGGCGTCCATCACCTCCGACCACATGTAGCTGTAATAGCCGGCCGCGTAGTGATCGCCGGAGAAGATGTGGCCGAACTGGGTGGGCCGGTGCCGCATCGCAATTTCCTCGGGCATGCCGATCTTCTCCAGCTCGCGTCGCTCGAAGGCGCGGACATCCTGCGCGGCAGCTGCCGGCTGGGTGTGGAATTCGAGATCGAGCAGCGCCGAGGAGACGAACTCGACGGTGGCAAAGCCCTGGTTGAACTTTCGCGCGGCCAGGAAGCGTTGCAGCAGATCGTCCGGCAGCGGCTCGCCGGTCTCGTAGTGGCGCGCGAACTGCTGGAGCACCTCGGGCCGCTCCTGCCAGTGCTCGTAGAGCTGCGAGGGCAGCTCGACGAAGTCGGTGAACACGGAAGTGCCCGACAGCGACGGATAGGTCACGTTGGACAACATGCCGTGCAGGCCGTGGCCGAACTCGTGGAACAGGGTGCGGGCATCGTCGGGCGACAGCAGCGAGGGCTCGGCTCCGGTGCCCTTGGCGAAGTTGCAGACATTGACGACGAGCGGCGCGGTCTCGCCGTCGAGCTTCTGCTGGTCGCGCAGCGAGGTCATCCAGGCGCCGGAGCGCTTGGAGGGCCGGGCGTAGTAGTCGCCGTAGAACAGCGCCTTGTGCTTGCCGTCAGGGCCCTTCACCTCCCAGACGCGGACGTCCGGATGCCAGACGGGAACATCCTTGCGTTCCTCAAACGTGATGCCGAACAGGCGCGTGGCGCAGTCGAAGGCGGCGGTGATCATGTGGTCGAGCGTCAGATACGGCTTGATCGCGGCATCGTCGAAATTGGCGCGCTGGAGGCGGAGCTTCTCCGCGTAGTAGCGCCAGTCCCAAGGCGCGAGCTTGAAGTTGCTGCCCTCCTCGGTGATCAGCGCCTGCATCTCGTCGCGGTCGGCGAGCGCCCTGGCGCGCGCCGGTTTCCAGACGCGCTCAAGCAGGCTGCGCACCGCATCGGGCGTTTTAGCCATGGAATCTTCGAGCCGGTAGGCGGCGAAGGTCGGATAACCCAGCAGTTTCGCGCTCTCCTCGCGCAGCTTCAGGATCTCGCCGATGGTCGTGTTGTTGTCGTTGGCATTGCCGTTGTCGCCGCGCGCCGTGAAGGCCTTGTAGACCTTCTCCCGCAGGTCACGTCGGGCCGAGCTCTTCAGGAACGGCTCGGTCGAGGAACGCGACAGCGTCACGATGGCCTTGCCGGCCATGCCGCGCTCTTCTGCCGCAGCCTTGGCGGCCGTGACAAAGCTTTCCGGCAGGCCCTGGCGGTCGGCCTCCCCTAGCTCCATGAACCAGTCCTGCTCGTCGCCGAGCAGATGATGACTGAAGCCGGTACCAAGCTGGGCCAGCTTCTCGTTGATCTCGGCCATGCGCGTCTTGGCTTCGTCGGACAGGCCGGCGCCGGCACGGTGAAAGCGGGTGTAGGTGCGCTCCAGCAGGCGGAGCTGCTCCGGATCGAGGGCGAGACTGGCGCGGTTCTCGTGCAGCTGGGCGATGCGGCCAAACAGCACGGCGTTCATCATGATCGGATTCCAGTGCCGCGCCATCCGCAAGGAGACCTCCTTGTCGATCTCCAGGATAGCCGGGTTGGAATGCGCCGAGACCAGGTCGTAGAAGACCGCAGCGACCTTGTTCAAAAGCTTGCCCGAGCGCTCCAGCGCCGTGACGGTGTTGGCGAAATCGGGTGCAGCCGGGTCGTTGGTGATCGCGGCAATCTCGGCGGAGTGGTCGGCGAAGGCCTGCTCGAAGGCGGGCAGGAAGTGCTCCGGCTTGATCTCGTCGAAGGGCGGGGTCGCAAATGGCGTCAGCCAGGCCTTCAGCAGCGGGTTGGACTCGGAGTCCGTAGTTGGGCGGGGTTCTGACATCGCAAGTCCCGATTTTTGAGGCAATTTGTTGGGCCAGCTATAGCACGCGATGGGGCTTTTTTGGGCCATTTGGCCTTGCTCCCGCCCGCCTTTTCGGGGAGATTGCGGCCCTCGAAGCCACGGACCCCTGAGCTCATGAACGCGCCTTCCTCATCTTCACGTCAGATCGTCTGGCCGAACGTCATCACCGTCATCAGCGCCGCCATCCTGATCGGCGCCGAGGTGTTCGGCGCCGCGTTTGCCGGCGGCTGGGCGCTCGCAATTCTAATCGGGCTCGGCGACCAGGGCGCGCACATCCTTCAGGCCGTACTGTTCGCACTCGGCGTGCTGGTGATGACCGCTTTCATCCGCGCCGCTCAGCGCGTCGAGCCGTTCTTCAAGCGCGGCTGACGCTTCTCGCGCGTGAGTCACGCGCGAGACACAGAAAACTTAACGCGCATTCATTTTCCGCGTCGCTCGCGCAACACTGCGCAAGCAGATGTTAGGCAATTCTGTCCGCAGCCTAAAAAAATTCTTGCGATCGAGATTCAAAACGCTTATGTGCGTTCTTGCCCAATTTCGCACGTGCCTGTGGTCGTGTGTCAGTCGGTAGGTATCCGGACAAGAGGCCGGACAGCCGCCAAGGGGTGAAGAAGCCGAGGGGCTCTTCGGAAGTGCGGAAGTCAAATGACCGAAAGGTCGGACGACGAAGCAAACCCGGAGCGTCCAGCATCTCTCTCAAGAGATGCCTTTGTCGAAGGTGACTTCACTTTTTGCAACCGTGACTGGCAGCCGGAGGCGAACCGGCGCACCCCGCTCTCAACGGGGGACGCGACTTAAAGCAACGACGGATCGGGCTTTTTTGGTCTCTACCGGCAGTCCAACGCCGGCGCGGGCTACTGAAAAGGCTTGTCCTTCATTGCCAGGTGAGCGGGCGGGATCATTCCCAACCAATCCACGGCAGCACAGTCTGGTTTGAGTCTCGTGGCTTTGTCGCGCCTCCATCGCGCGATCCGGCCGGAGAGCTCTTATCCGACGCAATTTTTTGAACGGATCCCCGTCGCTGGGCCGTTTGGGAGAGTGCTATGACCGAACGTATCCAGGAATTCCTGCGCAATCGCCGCAAGGATGGCCTCGACACCGAGCCGTGCCTCGTCGTCGACCTCGAGGTCGTGCGCGACAATTACCAAAGCTTCGCCAAGGCGCTGCCCGACAGCCGCGTGTTCTATGCCGTCAAGGCGAACCCGGCGCCGGAAGTGCTGGCGCTGCTGGCGTCCATGGGCTCCTGCTTCGACACCGCAACCGTCGCCGAGATCGAGATGGCGCTGGCCGCGGGGGCGACGCCCGATCGCATCTCCTTCGGCAACACCATCAAGAAGGAGCGCGATATCGCGCGCGCCTTCGCGCTCGGCATTCGGCTGTTCGCGGTCGACTGCACCGCAGAGGTCGAGAAGGTCGCCCGTGCCGCTCCCGGCGCAAAAGTGTTCTGCCGCATCCTCTATGATTGCGCCGGCGCCGAATGGCCGCTGTCGCGCAAGTTCGGCTGCGACCCGGAGATGGCCGTCGACGTGCTCGACGTCGCCAAGCGCCTGGGCCTCGAGCCGTGCGGCATCTCCTTCCATGTCGGCTCGCAGCAGCGCAAGGTGAAGGCGTGGGACCGCGCACTGGCGATGGCCTCGCAGGTGTTCCGCGACTGTGCCGAGCGCGGCATCAACCTCTCCATGGTCAACATGGGCGGCGGCTTCCCGACCAAGTACCTGAAGGACGTGCCGCCGGTCGTGACCTACGGCCGCTCGATCTTCCGCGCGCTGCGCAAGCACTTCGGCAACCAGATTCCGGAGACCATCATCGAGCCGGGCCGCGGCATGGTGGGCAACGCCGGCATCATCGAATCCGAGGTCGTGCTCATCTCGAAGAAGAGCGACGAGGACGAGGTGCGTTGGGTGTACCTGGACATCGGCAAGTT
Encoded proteins:
- a CDS encoding M3 family metallopeptidase is translated as MSEPRPTTDSESNPLLKAWLTPFATPPFDEIKPEHFLPAFEQAFADHSAEIAAITNDPAAPDFANTVTALERSGKLLNKVAAVFYDLVSAHSNPAILEIDKEVSLRMARHWNPIMMNAVLFGRIAQLHENRASLALDPEQLRLLERTYTRFHRAGAGLSDEAKTRMAEINEKLAQLGTGFSHHLLGDEQDWFMELGEADRQGLPESFVTAAKAAAEERGMAGKAIVTLSRSSTEPFLKSSARRDLREKVYKAFTARGDNGNANDNNTTIGEILKLREESAKLLGYPTFAAYRLEDSMAKTPDAVRSLLERVWKPARARALADRDEMQALITEEGSNFKLAPWDWRYYAEKLRLQRANFDDAAIKPYLTLDHMITAAFDCATRLFGITFEERKDVPVWHPDVRVWEVKGPDGKHKALFYGDYYARPSKRSGAWMTSLRDQQKLDGETAPLVVNVCNFAKGTGAEPSLLSPDDARTLFHEFGHGLHGMLSNVTYPSLSGTSVFTDFVELPSQLYEHWQERPEVLQQFARHYETGEPLPDDLLQRFLAARKFNQGFATVEFVSSALLDLEFHTQPAAAAQDVRAFERRELEKIGMPEEIAMRHRPTQFGHIFSGDHYAAGYYSYMWSEVMDADAFGAFEEAGNIFDPDVAKRLHDDIYSSGGSVDPEAAYEAFRGRPPEPDALLRRRGLLDDVKAA
- a CDS encoding type III PLP-dependent enzyme — its product is MTERIQEFLRNRRKDGLDTEPCLVVDLEVVRDNYQSFAKALPDSRVFYAVKANPAPEVLALLASMGSCFDTATVAEIEMALAAGATPDRISFGNTIKKERDIARAFALGIRLFAVDCTAEVEKVARAAPGAKVFCRILYDCAGAEWPLSRKFGCDPEMAVDVLDVAKRLGLEPCGISFHVGSQQRKVKAWDRALAMASQVFRDCAERGINLSMVNMGGGFPTKYLKDVPPVVTYGRSIFRALRKHFGNQIPETIIEPGRGMVGNAGIIESEVVLISKKSDEDEVRWVYLDIGKFGGLAETMDESIRYAIRTPHDGADMTPCVLAGPTCDSADVLYEKSPYPLPVTLEIGDKLLIEGTGAYTSTYSAVAFNGIPPLKTYHI